The following nucleotide sequence is from Microthrixaceae bacterium.
TGGGGTTCACCGGGTCGAAGATCTGATCGGCATGGACCGCATTGCCGCCGCCCACGATGCCTATCGGGCCGAGCGCGACGCCGACCTCCCTGCCGATTGGACCGGACCGCGACCCTCAGCGGGTGTCGGTGGAACTCGGCTCGGCGTCAAGTGCCTGCATGCCCACTACGCCTGGTACCTGGCCGGCGGTCCCGACCCGGTGGGCGAATGGGTGGCCCAACGTCTGGCCGCCGGTGACGGCGACCCCCACCCGACCCTCTGACCCAGCCCCCGCGGGGCGGCGAGGAACGTCGCGAGCCGAAGTTGGTGGCACGATCTGGTCATGACGTTGATCGGTTCGGTCGCCCAGTGCTGGACATTTCCGGTGAAGTCGCTTCAGGGGCACTTCGTCCCTTGGATCGAGATCGGCACGACCGGTGTCGCCGGAGACCGAGCCCGCGGTCTGATCGACGTGGACTCCGGTCGGCTCCTGTCGGCCAAGCGCATCAGTGCCCTGCTCGATGCGATCGGACGCGACGGCTCGGTCGAACTACCGGACGGAACGGTGGTCGGCTGGGATGCCCCCGACGTGGACGATGTTCTGTCCGACTGGCTGGGACGACGTGTCCACCTCGCCTCCCCCGAACCCGACGGGACGCAGTCCTATGAGATGACCTTCGACCCGCCCGACGACGACGCCGAGTACTACGAGATCCCCACCCCGGCGGGTTCGTTCCTCGACCTGGCCGCCGTCCACTTGATCACCACTGCGACCCTGAACGGGGCTGCGGCCGAACACCCTGCACTCGATTGGGACGTGCGAAGGTTCCGGCCCAACCTGGTGCTCGATGTCGACGGTCCTGTGCTGGTGGAGCAGCAATGGTTGGGTCGACGCCTCGCCATCGGTGATCAGGTCGTCGTGGATGGGTTCCAACCAACGGTGCGTTGCGCTATGCCGTTGCGCGCTCAACCTGGCCTCGACCGTCAGCCTGGCCTGTTCCGTGCGATGAGCGAGCTGAACGACGAGTTCCCGAACCACCTTGGCCTCTATGCGTCGGTGGCCGAACCCGGTCGGGTCACCACCGGTGATCCGGTGGTGTTGCTCGACGCCTGACCCCGGTCCGCCGAAAGGCAGAGCCTTCCCCGAACCCCCGCCCAAACCGGGTGCTTCAACTCGTCAGACAGCCGAACACCGATGGTGGCCGCACCGAGGACCGGCCTTCGTCCGTTCTGTCCCGCCGTTGGGTCGGTCAGGTGGCGGCGATCAGGGTGGCCACGGCGACCAGGTGGAGGGCGACGCCGCCGACGACCAGGGCGTGGAAGACCTCGTGGTAGCCGAAGGTGGCGGGCCAGGGATTGGGGCGGTGCAACGCGTACACCGCGGCCCCGAGGGTGTAGAGGAGGCCACCGCCGAGGACCAGGGCGAACTGAGCGCCCGACAGAGCCCCGGTCAGTGATCCCCATTCGATGAGGGCACCCCAACCCACCACCACGTACACCAGCGCGACCACCGGGTAGGGGGCGTGGATCCAGGCGAGACGGACCGTCACTCCGGCGGCTGCCCCCACCCACACGAAGGTGAGCAGCCGTGCGGCCGGGGTCCCGTCGAGGGCGAGGGTGGCGATGGCGGTGTAGCTGCCGGCGATCGCCAGGAGGATTGTCGAGTGGTCGACCCGCTTGAGGCGGCGTAGCCCGACGGGGCCGAACCGGCCCGAGTGGTAGACGGCGGACACGCCCAGCATGGTGGTGACCCCGACGGCGTAGACGGCAACGGCCAGCCGGTCGGCGCCGGTGGCGGCCAGGGCCACCAGGGCGGCCGACAGCGGCGCGAACACGATGACCGCCACCCGGTGGATCCAACCCCGCCAGGTAGGCCGGATGAATCCTCCGAGGTCAGCGAACGGGCTTGGGGCCGAGGAGGATACGAGCACGCTGGACATCTCCCCACCGTTACCGTTGCAGTCCCCACTGTCAAGGTTTAGTAACAGTGAACACTGTCACTATCCCGATCGGTCGTTCATCGGGTGCGGATCTCACCGCCGGCTGCGGCACCTCTATACCTCCACCGACCAGCCGACCAGGGGTGTCAGCACTCACTGTGACAGTGAGTGCTGTCACAGTGGCTGTTGTGGCTTGCTGTGCCGTGGTTGACTTTGGGCCATGTCAGGATCGAAGGCTTCAAGGGATCAGTCCAGCCCGGATCGGCCCGGGAGCGGTGACCCTCGAACAATGGACGACTCCGATCGGGCGACGGGCTCCGAAGATCCGGCCACCGACGGGGACGGCGAGTTCGCGTTCACGCTGAGCGAGCTGGCAACCGAGTCCGAGGTGAGCGAGCGCACGATCCGCTACTACCAGTCCGAGAAGCTGCTGCCCCGGCCCGAGAAGCGGGGTCGAGACGCCGTTTACCGCTCCGATCACCTCGAACGCATCTGCCTGATCGTGGACCTCCGTGATCGCGGGCTCTCCCTCGGCACGATCCGGGACCTGGTGACCACAGATGACCCGGCTGCCACCGTGGCCGCATGGTTGGGTATCGATGAGACGCTCCGGACTCCGTGGTCCGAAGACCGGGCCAAGTCGATGAACCGCGACCAACTACGCGATCTGGTGGCCGGGCATCCGGCCGGGACCCTGGGCGAACTTGTCGATGCCGGATTCGTGCGCGACGAACGCGACGGAACCTGGACCGTGCTCAGCCCGGCCCTGACCCAACAGGCGTTGGAGCTCCGGGCGGCAGGAATCGACATCGACATCTCCGCCGCCCTAGCGGACCTCCTACGCCGTCGTCTGGCCAAGGCGGTCCAGGACACGGTCAAGCTGGTGGTGAAGCGAGCGGGCGAGGGCTTCGCCGCTTCGTCGGACCCAGCGGATCTGGCCGACGCCTTCGCCGTGCTGCGGCCCGCAGCGCGAGAGATGGCCAGCCTGATCCTGGCCCAGGAGGTCGAGCGAGCCCTGGCGACCCTGGCCGACGACCAACCCCGTGAGATCAGGGCCCGCACCTCGCCCCAGCCTCGTTGACGGTGCGGACAAAGGAGGCGAGCCGACCCATCGGTATGGCATGACCTCCCGAAAGGTGGTCTCGGTCTGGCCGCCCTGGCGGCGACGACGGCCCGACCACTCCGGTGTGTCGGTGTGTCGGTGCGTCGGTCGGGTCGGGGTATCACCCGTTGTGGTCTGAGCATCCTGGGCTCGGACTTCGCCTCTGGCCGGTGGATGGGGGAGCATCGTTGTCATGAGCGCGCTTGTGGCCTCCATCGACATCGGAACCAACTCCACTCGTCTGCTGGTGGCCGCCGCCGGAGCGGACGGTTTCCTCGACCAGCGTGAACGCCACATGCGCATCACCCGGTTGGGCCAGGGAGTCGACCGCTCCAAGGGGTTGGCGCCCGACGCTGTCGAGCGGACTCTCGCCGTGCTGCGCGACTACCGGGAGGTGATCGACACCCATGGCGTCGACCCGTCCCGCATCCGTATGGCCGCCACCTCGGCATGCCGTGACGCCACCAACCGAGACGAGTTCTTCGACGCCGCCGAGCAGGTGATCGGCGTCAGACCTGAACTCTTGTCGGGAGAAGAAGAGGCCCGCCTGTCGTTCCTGGGAGCCACCGCTGACATCGACCCCGCGCTGGGTCCGTTCCTGGTGTTCGATCTAGGTGGTGGATCCACCGAGTTCGTGCTGGGAACGTCAGGCCCCGAGGGCGAGATCCTCGGTGCCCGCTCCACCGACTTCGGCTGCGTGCGCCTCACCGAACGGTTCATCACCACCGACCCGCCAGCGGCCGAAGACCTGAGTGCTGCCATCAGCTACGTCGACACGTGGATCGACGACGTGATGATCGCCATCCCCGACCTGGATACCGCGGTCACCGTGGTAGGCCTGGCCGGGACGGTGTCCACCGTGGCTGCGGTGGAGATCGGCCTCCCTGCCTATGACCGTGACCAGATCCACCACTTCCGTCTCACCAAGGCCGCGGCCGAGGACGTGTTCCGCACCCTGGCCACCGAGCGCCGCTCCGACCGCCTCCACAACCCAGGCCTGGAGGAAGCCCGGGTCGACGTGATCGTCGGAGGCTGCTGCGCCCTGGTCGCCATCCTGCGCCGCCTCGGCCGTGACGAGATCCTGGTGAGCGAGTCCGACATCCTCGATGGCCTAGCCAGCTCCCTCCTCTGACCCAGCGTCCGATTCGGTTCTCGGGCAAGGATCGGCGGCTACGCCGCCAGATCTTGCCCAGAACCGAAACGCCGCCGTAACGCCGCCAGTTCTGGGGCAAGGATCGGCGGCTACGCCGCCAGATCTTGCCCGAGAACCGATCGGGGTTGGGCGCGTAGGGTGCGGGTCGATGACCGAGACGATCTGGGAACCGGACCCGGGGATTGCCGCCAACACCAACGTGGGGCGGTTCATGGCTCAACACGGGATCGCTGACTTCGAGGAGCTGCGTCGGCGCTCGATCGAGGACGTGGCCTGGTTCTGGGATGCGGTGGTGCATCTCCTCGGGCTCCCGTTCTCCACGCCCTACACCTCGGTGCTTGACGAATCCGACGGCATCGAGTGGGCCCGGTGGTTCAGCGGCGGAGAGACCAACCTCACCACCATCTGCCTCGACCGGTGGGCGGCCGACACGCCCGACGCCGAGGCCGTCCGGTGGGAAGGCGAGGACGGCGAGGTGCGGGTGCTCACCTACGCCGATCTGGCCCGCCACGTCGACGGACTCGCCGCCCTCCTCCGCGAACGGGGGATCGGCCGGGGTGACTCGGTGGGCATCTTCCTGCCGATGCTGGTTGAGACGGTGGTAGCGGCGTTGGCGGTGGCCAAGGTGGGGGCGATCTTCCTGCCCGTGTTCTCCGGTTATGGCGCGGATGCCATCGCGGTCCGCCTCGAAGACGCGGATGCCCGGGCCCTGTTGACCGCCGACGGCTTCCTCCGGCGGGGAAAGCCGGTCCCCATGTTGGAGACGGCCCGGGCCGCGGCGGCGTCGGTTCCGTCGGTCACCACGATGGTGGTGGTGCCGCGGCTGGGTACGCCCCTGTCCACTACCGGCCGGGCCGAGGAAGTGGCCTGGCCCGAACCCACGCCGGAGGGCGCGCCCGAACAGGTCGCCACCGTGGCCTTGCCGGCCGAGACGCCACTGTTCATCGCCTACACGTCGGGCACCACCGGCAAACCGAAGGGGTCCGTCCATGTCCATGGCGGGTTCACCGTCAAGATCGCCGAGGAGGTGGCCTTCCAGTTCGACTGTGGTCCGGGCGACCGCTTGTTCTGGTTCGCCGACTTCGGCTGGATCATGGGTCCGTGGGAGGTGGTCGGCACCCTGGCCAACGGAGCCACCTTGTGCCTGTACGAAGGGGCGCCCGATTTCCCCGACGTCGACCGGCTCTGGGCCTACCTGGCCGCCCACCGGGTCACGATCCTGGGCATCAGCCCGACCCTGGTGCGGTCGATGATGGCCCACGGAGACGAACCGGTGCTGCGCCACGACCTGTCGGCCCTGCGGATTCTGGGCTCGACCGGAGAGCCCTGGAACGAAGATCCCTACCTCTGGTTCCATCGGGTGGTGGGTGGAGGTCGGTGTCCGGTCATCAACATCTCGGGCGGAACCGAGGTGGGGGCCTGCTTCCTGTCGCCCCACCCGGTCGAGGCGCTAACCCCCATGACCCTGGGGGGCCCAGCCCTGGGCATGGCCGTCGACGTGTTCGACGACGAGGCCCGGCCCGTCCGAGGCGAGGTTGGAGAGCTGGTCTGCACCCGGCCGTGGCCGGGCATGACCCGGGGCCTGTGGAAGTCTCCCGAGCGATACATCGACGCCTACTGGTCGCGGTGGCCGGGGATCTGGGTACACGGGGACTGGGCGCTGATCGACGAGGACGGCCGTTGGTATCTACGGGGCCGCAGCGACGACACGATAAAGATCGCCGGCAAACGGCTCGGCCCCGCCGAAGTCGAGTCGGCACTGGTCGGGCACCCAGCAGTAGCCGAGGCCGCGGCGGTCGGGGTGCCTCACGAACTCAAGGGCGAGGCCCTGTGGTGCTACGTCGTGTTGGCCGAGGGGTACGAACCGTCCGATGGGCTGCGGGCCGAACTGGTCGCCGTCGTCACCGAAGCTCTGGGCAAGTCGTTCAAACCGAGCGAGGTCCGGTTCTGTACCGCCCTACCCAAGACCCGCTCGGCCAAGGTGCTGCGCCGGGCCATCCGGGCGGCTGCGATCGGGCGGGACCCGGGCGATTTGTCCTCGCTGGAGGATCCCGGGGCGCTGGCGGCGGTGAAGGATGCCCGGTGACCATCTCGTCGAGCGATCTCCGGCCCAAGCCCCGAGGTGGTCAGCCGTGCTGAGGAACCGTGAACCCGGACGGGCCAAGGAGCGGATGGAGTCACTGTTCGGGCGGCGGGTGATGTTGCGCGGTCTGGTGCTGTCGGACTTCGAGGCCTGGAACGAGGTGCGGGTGCGATGCGGTGACTGGTTGACCCGCTGGGAGCCTCAGAGGTTGCCCAACCAGCCCGACCCTTCCACCGACCGCGACGCCTTCGCCGTGCGGTGCAGCGCCCGTCAGCGGGAACGCCAGTTGGGAACGGGCTTCGGTTTCGGGATCTTCGTCGACGGGTCGTTCTGCGGTGAGATCAACATCTCCTCGATCCAGCGTGGCCCGTTCCAGAACGCCTACGTCGGGTACTGGGTGGACGAGAAGGTGGCGGGGCAGGGGATCATGCCCGAGTCGGTGCTGGTGGTCATCCGCTTCGCCTTCGAGGAACTGCACCTGCACCGCATCCAGATCTCGATCATCCCCCGCAACGCATCGAGCCGACGGGTGGTCGAAAAGCTCGGCCTCCGCGAGGAGGGCACCGCCCTTCGCTACCTGGAGATCAACGGCGTATGGGAAGACCACGTCCGCTATGGCATCACCGCAGAAGACTGGGAAGCCCGCCGCGAGGAGCTCGAGGCCGCCTGGCTCTGAGCCCAGCGTGGTCGAAATTCCGACTTCGTTGGCGGTGGGGCCCGAGCTGGGCTTGGGTCAGCCGCCGAGCAGACCGCCGAGGCCTCCGCCACCGCTGGCGGGAGCGGCGGCCGCGCCTTGGACCACGCCCTCAGACGGTTGGACCATCACCCAGCCCTGGCCACCGAACTCGAGCTGGAGCATCTCGCCGGTGCCGCCCCGCAACATGGACTTGAGGCCGCCGGCGTCGATGCGAGGCTGCATGGAGACGCCGTTGGTCCACAGCACCACCGCGTCAGCATCAGCGACGGTGCGAGCCTCGGCCACGTTGAGGATGACGGGTGGACCGTCGGAGGTGACGGCCACGTAGCCGGTGCCGCGCAGGCTCACCTGGTAGAAGCCACCAGCCATGGCGCCAGCCATCATCCGCATTCCACCGCCGCCGCTACCGACCCTCTCGATGTCCATCTCGATGGAGGCGCTGTAGGCCAGCACCGAGGCACCGTTGCAGAGCACCTGGTCGTTCTCCAGGTACATCACCTGGATGTCCATGCCCTGGTTGGCCAGGAACACCTGCCCGTTGCCGGTGACCTCCATGGCCACCACACCCTCGGCGGTGACGGCCTTCTTGATCATCTTGGACAGGCCGCCCGACCCCAGGTTCTTGAAGGCGGCCTCGCCCTGGTAGGCGACCATGGAGCCGGCCTTGGCCATGACCGGCCCGTACTGGAGGCTCACCTTGAGAAGCTTCTTGTTCTCGAGGTGGAACGGATCGCCGGTCTGGTCCTCGTTGTACTGAGCTAAATCGCCGTGAATCATCGCTTGCTCCTGGGTCGCTGCATCGCAGCCTCGGTCGTGACGGCGTCAAACTAATGGTCCCCGGTCGGTCCCGCGTCCGATGTGGCCGAACGCGATCGAGGCGCCTCAGGACGGGTCCCGGGCGCCTCGATCTGGTCGTTCGTTCGTTCGTTCGTTCGTTCGTTCGTTGGTTGGTGGCTGACCTGCAGCCTCGGGTCAGCCTGCGGCCTGGATGTGTTCGACCATCTGGTCGATCACGGTGCCCCAGCCGTCGTGGAAGCCCATCTCGGCGTGCTGCTTGGCGCCAGCAGGGTCGAGGTGGACGGCGATGGCCCGATAGGTGCAGCCGCCGGCGTCGTTGGGGGTCAACTCCAAGAAGGCGGTGAAGTGCATCGGCCCGTGCTGGGGTCGGTATCCGGCGGTCAAGGCCGTGGTCCAGACCAGACGTTCGTTGGGCACTACCTCCAGGTAGCACCCAGTCTCGTCCATCATCTGGTTGCCCTCGGGGTCGTTCATGACGGTGCGGAACCCGCCCCCGGGCCGCAGATCGATCTCGACCAGGGGAACCGAGTAGGGGCGGGGGGGCGAACCACTGCTTGAGGGATTCGGGGTTGGTCCAGGCGGCGTAGACGGCTTCGGCCGACACGGGAACCTCCCGGACCAACTCGAGGTCCAGGTCGGGGTTGACGGTGTGGGGGGTGTAGGTCATCGGTTGTTCTCCTGTTGTGCGATGAGGAACTGGTCGAGTCGGTCGAGGCGGGCCTCCCAGATGCGGCGCTGGTCGGCGAGCCAACCCTGTGCCGCATCGAGTCCGGCCGGCGATAACCGGTAGATGCGAGTGCGTCCCTGCTTGGTCGACGTCACCAGGCCCGCCCGTTCCAGCACCCCGAGGTGTTGGGTGAACGAGGGCAACGCCATATCGAAAGGTTCGGCCAGGTCCGACGTGGTCGCCGTGCCCGACACGAGCCGTTCGATCACCTGGCGCCGTGTCGGGTCGGCGAGGGCTTTGAAGACCTCGTCCACCCGGTTCAAACGCTTAGGCATATACCTAAGTATTGAGGAGGACGACGATCTCCGTCAAGTACTCGTCTGATCAGCCGCGACGTTGGCCACGTCAGCGGGAAGGAGTGGCTAGCGGGCGCCGTCCGCAACCCGGTTGATCGATCGGGCGAGGTCGAGATCCCTGGCCGTCACCGCTCCGGCATCGTGGGAGATGAGGGTGATGGACACCCGATTCCAGGAGTTCGACCAGTCGGGATGGTGATCTTGGCTTTCAGCCACCAACGCGACCCGCGTCATGAAGGCGAAGGCTCCGGAGAAGTCCGCGAACTCGAAGCTTCGGTGTAGTCCGGTGTCGGTGAGCGTCCAGTGCTCGGGAATGTCGGGGCGCATGGTCGACATGGGTTCTGCCTCGGTAGTCCGGGATCGCCACCTCAGTATCGCTCGGACATCAGAAGTTGGTGCGCGGTATCCAGAGTCGGTCGACTCTTTTCCGGTCTGATAACCCTCGCCGCGACGACGACGGACCAATCCCCTCCGGTCCCTAGAGTGCGACACGGTGCCTTCTTCTGATCCTCACGCCGTGAATCCCCAACCCCGCACTGGCGCTTACCCTCAACCGGGCAACGACGTCGCGGTCCTGGCCGCAAATCTTGCCGGGGTCAGGGCTCGGATCGCCGCGGCCGCCGATCGGGCCGGCCGTGATGCCTCAGCGATCCGGCTGTTGGCGGTCAGCAAGACCGTTCCCGAGGACCGGATCCGTCTGGCGGTTGAGGCCGGCTGCCGTGAGCTGGGCGAGAACAAGGTCCAGGAGCTGGCCCGCAAACACGCCAACCTGGCCGACCTCGACGTCTCGTGGTCCTTGATCGGGCACCTACAGACCAACAAGGCCCGCGACGCGGCTGCGTGCGCCGATGACTTTCACGCCCTGGACAGCGTTCGCCTGGCAGAGGCCCTGGACCGTCGTCTGGATGTTGCCGGGCGCAGCCTGGCCGTTTACGTGCAGGTCAACACCTCGGGTGAACCGTCCAAGTTCGGACTGCCTCCCGACGATCTAGTCGGCTTCCTGTCGGAGTTGACCCGTTTCGAGACCCTGGAGGTACGAGGCCTGATGACGCTGGCCGCCCTCGACCCCGACCCGGAACGGACCCGGCGCTGCTTCGCCCTGCTGCGAACCCTGAGGGATCAGGCCCGAGACCACGACCCGGCCCTGATCGGCCCGGGTGAGTTGTCCATGGGAATGTCGGGTGATTTCGAGCTAGCCATCGAGGAAGGATCGACCTGTGTCCGGGTGGGACAGGCCATCTTCGGTCCCCGCCATCTTCCCGACAGCCACTATTGGCCCGAGGCTCGGGACCTCACCCCGGGGGCCTGACCCAACGTCAGTAGGAGACCTCGGCGATCAGGCTGCCATCGTCGAGGCGCACCACCACCAAGCGGGACATGCAGGGCATGCAATAGACACGGTCACCGGGTCGAAGCTCGCGGTGGGAGCGGATCACCACCTTGCACACCGGGCAGATCACCTCGTTCGGCGCCAGGACATCCCCCTCGCCCTGCCAGATCCGGTAGAACTTCCGCCACCGTTTGGGGACCTCTTTGAACCCGGTGTCCTCCAGCACGTAGGTGCGGCGGGGGGCTTCGTCGCCGGTGTCGGGCTGGACGGTGTCGGGTGAGACAGCGTCGGGTGAGACGGTGTCGGGCGTTGCGTCGACGGAATCGAAGGCGGCACTCATGTGGTCAGCCCGAGGCGCTCAACCGCCGACAGGTAGTCGCGGCCCAGATCGGGTTGGTCCTGTCGGCTCAGGCCAAGGTCCTGGTAGACGCCGTCGAAAGCGGCGAGCACCAGCGGGTCCAGTTCGTTTCGGATGATGGCGAGGCGGACCCGCCCTTCTGGGTCAGAAGCCAGTCGGCGGCCCAGGTCGTTCTCACCGAAACCGAGGTGGCGGCGTTCGTCGGCCACCACGCCTTCGAGCACCTGCTGGGTGACGGGATCGGCCACCTGCTCGTGGAAGCGGAAGACGGTGTCCTCCATGGACTCCAGCAGAACATTCTGGGCGAACACCGCAGCTTCCCAATCACCCCGGTCGACCAAGCTCAGCAGCTTGTCCTTGAACGCGCCCAGGTTGGGGTTGGCCCGGACCTTCACTTCGGCCTCGGGATCGACCACTCCCAGCTCGCCGATCCGGTGCAGGAACACCTCGAGGTGACGGGCCTCGTCGGCGACCTGCGTGGCCAGGAAGATGCGGCTGTGGAGGTTGGGGGCCAAGCGGATCAACCCGCTGGAGGCCTCAAGCGCCGCCGCCTCGCCTACGCAGTAGTTGCACAGCGTTGTGATGAGGCTGTCCCGGTCGGTGGGGTCCATGGGGATGTCGGCCACCGCGGGGTCGAATCCGTAGGGCCGGTCCTCCAGATAGCCCTCGACGGCTTCGAACCAGAACGAGAACGAGTGCACCTCCCGGAGGAATTCCTCCTCCTCCAGGAGGTGCGGCTCGAACCCCGCCTGGGGATCGCCCATCAGGCGGGAACCTTGGGGGAGCGGTACTCCAGCCCGATCCGTCCCAACCTGATCTTGAACTCGTCCAGCACCGTCCCGGCCAGGGTGGCCTCCATGGCTGCGGGGGAGGCGGTGGCCATGTCGGTGCCGTGCCAATCGGTGTTGGAGCCCAGGCTCCGACCCCGGGCCGCCATGCGCTCCCGTTCCTTCTCCATGGTCGATCCGGCACCACTGAACACATCGGCAAACGTGGCGAGCATGTGGTACGCCATCTCCTGCTGCATGCGCTCCACGTCTTCTTTGCGTTCCGGATGTTGGCGGATCAACGAACCGATTCGGTTCTCGCCGAACCCGACATGGCGACGCTCATCGGCGATGGTCCCAGCCAGGGTGTGGGCGAACTTGGGGTTCAGCTCCGTCGAGATGGCCTGGAGCAGCTCGAACACCGAGAACGCCATCCCCTCTAGCACGATGTTCTGACCGACCACCCCGGCGATGAAGTCCCCGTTGGACACCTTCTCCAGCAATACCTCGGCGAACTTGACGAGGTTGGGGTTGGTGAGGTCGGCGACGGTGGAGTTCACGTCCTCCTTCTTGACTCCCAGGTCCATGAGGCGACGGGTGAAGATCTCGACATGGCGAGCCTCATCGAGGGTCTGGGTGGCCAGGAACATCTTGGATGCGTCGTCGGGCGCGGCATTGACGAGACCTGACGAGGCGGCCAGGGCGGCGCGTTCACCGGCGATGAGCTGCACCGTCAGAGCGATGGATGCCACCCGCATCTCCTCGTTCTCGAGCAGCTCGTCGGGCTCGGTCTCCTCGGGGCCGTGGCCGTAGACCGTGTCCTCTAGGTATCCCTGCGGACACATCTCCAGCCATCGCTGGATCGAGTACTGGGACAGGAAATCGGCCATCGAAGCCCCCTTGAGTGGTTGTCTCGCGGACGGTACGCCTCGTTCTCGAAACTGGGCAGAGGACCTCTGTCACCAACAGTGGTGGCAGAGGTCACCAGCGAAGTCATTGACCTTTGACCGGTTGTGCGCGCCGATGACGCCGGTCCGAGTGGCACCATTCGGCCATGGATAATCCAGGCACCGGTCCCGTCCGATATGAGGTCGACGGGCGGGTTGCTCGGTTGGTGTTGAACCGACCTGAGAAGCTCAACGCCCTCAACGACG
It contains:
- a CDS encoding AMP-binding protein, which codes for MTETIWEPDPGIAANTNVGRFMAQHGIADFEELRRRSIEDVAWFWDAVVHLLGLPFSTPYTSVLDESDGIEWARWFSGGETNLTTICLDRWAADTPDAEAVRWEGEDGEVRVLTYADLARHVDGLAALLRERGIGRGDSVGIFLPMLVETVVAALAVAKVGAIFLPVFSGYGADAIAVRLEDADARALLTADGFLRRGKPVPMLETARAAAASVPSVTTMVVVPRLGTPLSTTGRAEEVAWPEPTPEGAPEQVATVALPAETPLFIAYTSGTTGKPKGSVHVHGGFTVKIAEEVAFQFDCGPGDRLFWFADFGWIMGPWEVVGTLANGATLCLYEGAPDFPDVDRLWAYLAAHRVTILGISPTLVRSMMAHGDEPVLRHDLSALRILGSTGEPWNEDPYLWFHRVVGGGRCPVINISGGTEVGACFLSPHPVEALTPMTLGGPALGMAVDVFDDEARPVRGEVGELVCTRPWPGMTRGLWKSPERYIDAYWSRWPGIWVHGDWALIDEDGRWYLRGRSDDTIKIAGKRLGPAEVESALVGHPAVAEAAAVGVPHELKGEALWCYVVLAEGYEPSDGLRAELVAVVTEALGKSFKPSEVRFCTALPKTRSAKVLRRAIRAAAIGRDPGDLSSLEDPGALAAVKDAR
- a CDS encoding helix-turn-helix transcriptional regulator produces the protein MPKRLNRVDEVFKALADPTRRQVIERLVSGTATTSDLAEPFDMALPSFTQHLGVLERAGLVTSTKQGRTRIYRLSPAGLDAAQGWLADQRRIWEARLDRLDQFLIAQQENNR
- a CDS encoding MOSC domain-containing protein; protein product: MTLIGSVAQCWTFPVKSLQGHFVPWIEIGTTGVAGDRARGLIDVDSGRLLSAKRISALLDAIGRDGSVELPDGTVVGWDAPDVDDVLSDWLGRRVHLASPEPDGTQSYEMTFDPPDDDAEYYEIPTPAGSFLDLAAVHLITTATLNGAAAEHPALDWDVRRFRPNLVLDVDGPVLVEQQWLGRRLAIGDQVVVDGFQPTVRCAMPLRAQPGLDRQPGLFRAMSELNDEFPNHLGLYASVAEPGRVTTGDPVVLLDA
- a CDS encoding GNAT family N-acetyltransferase: MLRNREPGRAKERMESLFGRRVMLRGLVLSDFEAWNEVRVRCGDWLTRWEPQRLPNQPDPSTDRDAFAVRCSARQRERQLGTGFGFGIFVDGSFCGEINISSIQRGPFQNAYVGYWVDEKVAGQGIMPESVLVVIRFAFEELHLHRIQISIIPRNASSRRVVEKLGLREEGTALRYLEINGVWEDHVRYGITAEDWEARREELEAAWL
- a CDS encoding long-chain fatty aldehyde decarbonylase gives rise to the protein MGDPQAGFEPHLLEEEEFLREVHSFSFWFEAVEGYLEDRPYGFDPAVADIPMDPTDRDSLITTLCNYCVGEAAALEASSGLIRLAPNLHSRIFLATQVADEARHLEVFLHRIGELGVVDPEAEVKVRANPNLGAFKDKLLSLVDRGDWEAAVFAQNVLLESMEDTVFRFHEQVADPVTQQVLEGVVADERRHLGFGENDLGRRLASDPEGRVRLAIIRNELDPLVLAAFDGVYQDLGLSRQDQPDLGRDYLSAVERLGLTT
- a CDS encoding MerR family transcriptional regulator — translated: MDDSDRATGSEDPATDGDGEFAFTLSELATESEVSERTIRYYQSEKLLPRPEKRGRDAVYRSDHLERICLIVDLRDRGLSLGTIRDLVTTDDPAATVAAWLGIDETLRTPWSEDRAKSMNRDQLRDLVAGHPAGTLGELVDAGFVRDERDGTWTVLSPALTQQALELRAAGIDIDISAALADLLRRRLAKAVQDTVKLVVKRAGEGFAASSDPADLADAFAVLRPAAREMASLILAQEVERALATLADDQPREIRARTSPQPR
- a CDS encoding Ppx/GppA family phosphatase gives rise to the protein MSALVASIDIGTNSTRLLVAAAGADGFLDQRERHMRITRLGQGVDRSKGLAPDAVERTLAVLRDYREVIDTHGVDPSRIRMAATSACRDATNRDEFFDAAEQVIGVRPELLSGEEEARLSFLGATADIDPALGPFLVFDLGGGSTEFVLGTSGPEGEILGARSTDFGCVRLTERFITTDPPAAEDLSAAISYVDTWIDDVMIAIPDLDTAVTVVGLAGTVSTVAAVEIGLPAYDRDQIHHFRLTKAAAEDVFRTLATERRSDRLHNPGLEEARVDVIVGGCCALVAILRRLGRDEILVSESDILDGLASSLL
- a CDS encoding YggS family pyridoxal phosphate-dependent enzyme — encoded protein: MNPQPRTGAYPQPGNDVAVLAANLAGVRARIAAAADRAGRDASAIRLLAVSKTVPEDRIRLAVEAGCRELGENKVQELARKHANLADLDVSWSLIGHLQTNKARDAAACADDFHALDSVRLAEALDRRLDVAGRSLAVYVQVNTSGEPSKFGLPPDDLVGFLSELTRFETLEVRGLMTLAALDPDPERTRRCFALLRTLRDQARDHDPALIGPGELSMGMSGDFELAIEEGSTCVRVGQAIFGPRHLPDSHYWPEARDLTPGA
- a CDS encoding AIM24 family protein translates to MIHGDLAQYNEDQTGDPFHLENKKLLKVSLQYGPVMAKAGSMVAYQGEAAFKNLGSGGLSKMIKKAVTAEGVVAMEVTGNGQVFLANQGMDIQVMYLENDQVLCNGASVLAYSASIEMDIERVGSGGGGMRMMAGAMAGGFYQVSLRGTGYVAVTSDGPPVILNVAEARTVADADAVVLWTNGVSMQPRIDAGGLKSMLRGGTGEMLQLEFGGQGWVMVQPSEGVVQGAAAAPASGGGGLGGLLGG
- a CDS encoding 4a-hydroxytetrahydrobiopterin dehydratase, with amino-acid sequence MSTMRPDIPEHWTLTDTGLHRSFEFADFSGAFAFMTRVALVAESQDHHPDWSNSWNRVSITLISHDAGAVTARDLDLARSINRVADGAR
- a CDS encoding hemolysin III family protein; translated protein: MAVIVFAPLSAALVALAATGADRLAVAVYAVGVTTMLGVSAVYHSGRFGPVGLRRLKRVDHSTILLAIAGSYTAIATLALDGTPAARLLTFVWVGAAAGVTVRLAWIHAPYPVVALVYVVVGWGALIEWGSLTGALSGAQFALVLGGGLLYTLGAAVYALHRPNPWPATFGYHEVFHALVVGGVALHLVAVATLIAAT